From the genome of Metarhizium brunneum chromosome 4, complete sequence, one region includes:
- the NOP13 gene encoding Nucleolar protein 13, with protein MESVKEEAIPQDGEGVTSTKRKSAIDQIEVDLTLPEPPSKRARRALKKGKPLPAKNDSSDEKAKADGDGEQRDKKEKARSEHGIWVGNLPFTITAAELRQWLVDNSGGVITDDSITRIKIPTSKDPGRDKSQKPANKGFAYVDFTDIAGKVAAIAISETELGHRKLLIKDSKSFEGRPAKEKEPEAVETGPDGKIKHGAEQKEEADPNASRKIFVGNMSFKTTEEDVWRNFEKCGEIDWVKVATFEDTGKCKGYGWVKFKQPEAAAWAVKGFVKVKEAVETEDDFNDGDDAEDRKQDQQKQFKTRKWWVNRMLGRELKLELAEDDQSRYKKRFGKDAQRQANGGERKGRPSQGRNGFKSRDEAASDNSGAKTEAPEKAAKPLKEAADIQVARLTGAVVKHTGTKMTFD; from the coding sequence ATGGAAAGTGTTAAAGAAGAGGCCATCCCCCAGGATGGGGAAGGAGTCACGTCCACCAAGCGCAAGTCTGCCATTGACCAGATCGAGGTCGACCTTACACTTCCCGAACCACCATCAAAACGGGCTCGCCGTGCTCTGAAAAAGGGCAAGCCCCTCCCCGCAAAGAATGACAGCAGCGACGAAAAAGCAAaggcagatggcgatggcgagcaACGtgacaagaaggaaaaggctAGGTCAGAACACGGCATCTGGGTTGGCAACTTGCCCTTCACCATCACAGCGGCAGAGTTAAGGCAGTGGCTTGTGGACAACTCCGGTGGAGTCATTACTGATGATTCAATCACGAGAATAAAGATTCCTACGTCAAAAGACCCTGGTCGAGATAAGAGCCAAAAGCCCGCCAACAAGGGCTTTGCCTATGTTGATTTCACAGACATTGCTGGCAAGGTTGCTGCCATTGCGATATCAGAGACGGAACTCGGACACCGCAAGCTTCTGATCAAAGATTCCAAGTCATTTGAAGGACGACCTGCAAAGGAGAAGGAACCCGAGGCGGTGGAGACCGGGCCAGACGGCAAGATCAAGCACGGTGCCGAGcaaaaggaagaagccgaCCCCAATGCCAGCCGGAAAATCTTTGTGGGAAACATGAGCTTCAAGACAACAGAGGAGGATGTGTGGCGGAACTTTGAGAAGTGCGGAGAGATTGATTGGGTCAAGGTGGCTACGTTTGAAGACACGGGCAAATGCAAGGGCTACGGATGGGTCAAGTTCAAGCAACCCGAAGCGGCCGCGTGGGCTGTCAAAGGATTTGTCAAGGTGAAGGAGGCGGTTGAGACGGAGGACGACTTcaacgatggcgacgacgcagAGGACAGGAAACAAGACCAGCAGAAGCAATTCAAGACGAGGAAATGGTGGGTGAACCGTATGCTGGGTCGAGAACTCaagctggagctggccgaAGATGACCAGTCTCGGTACAAGAAGCGTTTTGGCAAGGACGCCCAGAGGCAAGCGAACGGGGGTGAGCGAAAGGGCAGGCCCTCACAAGGACGAAATGGATTCAAGTCGAGAGATGAAGCGGCGAGCGATAACTCGGGTGCCAAGACTGAGGCCCCAGAGAAGGCGGCTAAGCCACTCAAAGAGGCTGCTGATATCCAAGTTGCCAGACTGACGGGCGCGGTGGTGAAGCATACGGGTACCAAGATGACGTTTGATTGA